The DNA sequence AAATAGCAAGTATCTTTCTTACCTCAAATGTCTTAAAATATCCCTTATTATTTTCTGCATATGCAGGTATGTTCTCATCATTTAAGACTTTTGCAATGCTCTCACCTATATTTGTACGAATCAGAATAACTATATCGCTATATTTTAAATCTCTACCGCCATCCACCTTAAGTTCAGCCTTTAGTTCCTTAATTCTCTTTGCAATGGCTCTTGCTTCAAGCTCTATGGCTGAAGTATCATCCTCAATATCAGCAGTTTCTGTAAGCATTATTTCACTAATATATTCTACGCCCTTAGCTTCCTCAAAAGCTGCTCCAAGATAGAGAGCTGCATCATCATCGTATTCAATACCGCCTGTCTCTTCTTTCATTATCTTCTTGAATATAACATTTGCAGAACTTAGCACATTTCCACGACTTCTAAAATTCTTACTAAGTATAACCTTTTTGGCAGTTTCATCCTCAGAATCCACATTCTCATAATGTGAGAATCGCTTATACTTATCCATAAAAAGCCCCGGTGAAGCCTGACGAAAGCCATATATGGACTGCTTTACATCTCCAACCATAAATATATTGTTTTTTTCTATGGCTGACACTATGGCTTCCTGCAAATAATTGGAATCCTGATACTCATCAATATATATTTCACTAAAATCTTTTTTATATCTTAATGCAATCTCTGTAGGGCATTTATTTTCATCCAGAAGTATACCAAGTGCCAAGTGCTCTATATCAGAAAAATCCACAAGATTCTTTTCTCTCTTTTTTTCATTAAAAAGAGCAATATATTTCTTTGTCAAATCCACTATAGCTCTGACTTTGGCTTTTTCTTTGTTTTCTTCTTCAATAAGCCTTGCTGTATCAAAGCAGTATTCCTCTGCGAGATTTGATATAGCCTCCTTATATGCATCTCTTAACTCTTTTGCACTTACTTTCAGATATTCATTACCACCTCTTGCAGCTTTTAATCTTCCAAAGCTCATATTATTCAGCTTCTCTGACAGTTCAAATATATCTTTTGACCTTTTTATATTGGCAATGCTTGACTGTTCCTCCAAAATTGTGTCCAGATAATTTGCAGGTCCTTCATACTCATTGCAAATATCGATAATTTTATTTATATCAAGTAAAATCGAATCAATACTTCTAATAATTTCATCAAAGATATATTCTTTCCAACTGTCATCCACATTGTTTAAGGATTCCAGCCATTCTATAGGCCATGGCTTACTGATGGCAAATCTGTAGAGCTTTTCTATAAATTCAGATATGCTCTTATCTCCCTTAGTATTTGCAAAAGCATCTGTAAGTTCTACAAAGTCTTCGCTTCCCGCTTCGTACTCACTTTCCAAAAGCTCCTCCATAGTATCTGCTTTCAACAGAGAGATTTCACTCTCATCAGCTACATTAAAAGCCGGATCAATATCTATCTTATCTATATTTTCCTTTATTATGGAAAGACAAAAGCTGTCTGTAGTCATTATTTTTGCTGAAGAAAGCAGTATTGACTGTTCTTTAAGCCTATTAAACTCTTTCGTATTAGTATTATGCTTTTCCATTTCCTTTAATATAGCATTATATATCTTCTCCTTCATAGATGCGGCAGCAGCCCTTGTAAAGGTCATTACCAAAAGAGAATCCACATCTATTGGATTTTTACTATCAGTTATCTTTTTTATAATTCTTTCTACCAGTACCGCTGTCTTTCCACTTCCTGCAGCGGCAGACACCAAAATACTACCTTTTTTTATATCAATGGCCGCCTGTTGTGCTTCAGTCCACATTTCTTTCACTCTCCATCTTTTCCCAGACATCAATATCTTTTATCTTAGCTAAACTATTATATGAAAATCCCTCTATACCCTCATCAAATCCACATATCGCACTGTATGGGCAATAATCACATCTTGATATACCTTTTCTAAGAGAAGGTCTTATGCCTATTTCACCATTTAAAATATTCTCAGCAGTATCCTTTGCCT is a window from the Lachnoanaerobaculum umeaense genome containing:
- the addA gene encoding helicase-exonuclease AddAB subunit AddA; this translates as MWTEAQQAAIDIKKGSILVSAAAGSGKTAVLVERIIKKITDSKNPIDVDSLLVMTFTRAAAASMKEKIYNAILKEMEKHNTNTKEFNRLKEQSILLSSAKIMTTDSFCLSIIKENIDKIDIDPAFNVADESEISLLKADTMEELLESEYEAGSEDFVELTDAFANTKGDKSISEFIEKLYRFAISKPWPIEWLESLNNVDDSWKEYIFDEIIRSIDSILLDINKIIDICNEYEGPANYLDTILEEQSSIANIKRSKDIFELSEKLNNMSFGRLKAARGGNEYLKVSAKELRDAYKEAISNLAEEYCFDTARLIEEENKEKAKVRAIVDLTKKYIALFNEKKREKNLVDFSDIEHLALGILLDENKCPTEIALRYKKDFSEIYIDEYQDSNYLQEAIVSAIEKNNIFMVGDVKQSIYGFRQASPGLFMDKYKRFSHYENVDSEDETAKKVILSKNFRSRGNVLSSANVIFKKIMKEETGGIEYDDDAALYLGAAFEEAKGVEYISEIMLTETADIEDDTSAIELEARAIAKRIKELKAELKVDGGRDLKYSDIVILIRTNIGESIAKVLNDENIPAYAENNKGYFKTFEVRKILAILAAIDNPYSDVDLTAFLNSNLVGMTDLELANIASSYRKSMNMEKSTKIRMMDAILYEGVESNIAFETREKIKKALEFLEEYRKKAAYMNISALLQDIYNKTDFLNLISAMPGGQVRRANLILLINKAVTFGNSGYSGLYNFIRYIARLKDFDNDFGEASILSENDDIVRIMTIHKSKGLEFPVCFLACTNRGFNKTDLKQGMVIDTDFGLGVQYIDSDRNIKDSSIKQNVIKHKLSVDLMGEELRVLYVALTRAMEKMIISGACKSIDKALEKNRENPSFLDIRTCNSYLDMVLLGHDKVNFDIRTYDYNTLLNEEVCTQREVRDIHKIFEDVNVEEYEVLKNRLNYRYPYMENVELKTKFSVSEITKMLKNKDSKPKPVKKKRVNTSNAAERGNAYHKLMQKIHYENIDKFDNVEEFVKAEITLLKNQKYRELIDPTDIVNFLDSKLGLEFIKYNKNLKRENQFIMGISAREADRGDTDETILIQGIIDAYIEKDDGIVLIDYKTDKVNAEDRLINDYKPQLMLYKKSLEMSTGKIVKEIYIYSFSLGREIRIE